A window of the Brassica napus cultivar Da-Ae chromosome C5, Da-Ae, whole genome shotgun sequence genome harbors these coding sequences:
- the LOC106425015 gene encoding variant surface antigen E-like translates to MFAIGISLKGHAGGRGTSHGGSTGSGRVRSQAGGVNSSSGRSYSASNPSFSNSRDFVSLPVQYAHTQTSVPENSPTPEPQRHPPHFPASSPTSDDSYFPTEHNPHQTLNQNPSSQPPQNPVTLDDLLAIPRRENYLPVLSPVPKDEYYLV, encoded by the exons ATGTTTGCGATCGGTATATCACTAAAAGGTCACGCAGGTGGTCGTGGCACGAGTCACGGTGGGAGTACCGGTAGTGGTCGCGTTAGGAGTCAAGCTGGTGGCGTTAATAGCTCTTCCGGAAGAAGTTACTCTGCCTCGAACCCAAGCTTTTCTAATTCAAGAGATTTTGTGTCTCTCCCTGTACAATACGCACATACTCAAACTTCTGTCCCAGAGAATTCCCCGACGCCGGAGCCTCAGCGTCATCCACCGCACTTCCCTGCTTCCTCGCCGACTAGTGATGATTCTTATTTTCCAACGGAACACAACCCTCATCAAACGCTGAATCAAAACCCAAGTTCTCAACCGCCTCAAAATCCAGTGACTCTGGATGATTTGCTTGCAATTCCTAGACGTGAGAACTATCTTCCAGTCTTATCACCGGTTCCAAAAGACGAGTACTACTTG GTTTGA